acacacacacacacacacacatacacacacagacacacaattaaagtttgctgagcccaagtactagcgtactcggggataaagcagatttctgtgtgtctgtctgtgtgtctgtgtgtgggtatgaTGCAAAAGGCTTCAAAACAGTTGCACCTATTTTGACGAGAATCACTAAGTAGGTTTtgtgccactcgagtcgtgtcatagtgTATTTTTGAAAACCCAAACTTGAAAGGAGTCGTTAAAAACGGCGGGATACTCTATAAGTCATCAAAGACACtgcccactcactcactcaattgAAGAAGCTGCTTTAGTCACGCCACATGAAAGCAGACAGCGGAAAAGAACGACAGGTACAAACTATCTCCAAGCGCTACATCTTGTCATCAGATTGCGATGTGTAACGAAATATTATTGAGTACAAACTCTCTTCATAAGCTGGATCCTGTCATCAGACTGTGATGTAAAACAAAGTAGAATTGAGTCATGTTTTCCGTGTCTGTGGGGGATGTTTTAACTTCTGTACTGCGTAACAGCACTGACAAGAGAAACAACAGTCGGAGCACAAAGAAAGGACGTTACCTAGTTCAGACAGATCGGATTTTAGACGGGTCAGCAGCTGGCTGTCAAATACGATGTCACCCACATCCTTGACCTTGGCAGTCGTTCCACTCCCGGACTCCAGGTCGTCCAGACGTGACTTCAGCTGGTTCAGCATCTGCAGGAGTGCGTCATCAGGGGCTGACGTCACCAGGTGATCGATGTTGCCAGAGTGTGACGTCATCGCTGCCCGCGCTTTCTCCATTTCAGCAAGAGACGTCACTGTtgcgtcttcttctttttgaatGAGGTCATGGACCTGCTGACGTCGCTTCTCACTACCCTGCTGAAGGTCATCAAAGACGTCATTCACCTTTTTGTGCATGCCCTTGAACTTCTCCTTGGCAGCCTTAATCTGAAACAATATGACGTGTCAAAAATACAGGTGTTACAAACTATTGAAACAATATGACGTGTCAAAATTACAGGTGTTACAGTACTATTGAAACAAAATAGAGACATTCATTTAACGTTCTGCAATTGGGAATTCATGTTTTCTTTGTTCGTGCATTGccatttacaaaaaaacaaaaaaaaggaaaacaatccACTGACAGGTGATGGGGGTAATGTGAACCGCACGGTAGCTTGGAGACACGTAGACATGTTTGTACTAACACAGACAGCACGGGAGGAAGGGGCGGGAAGGGACAGGTCGTACTGAACAGGACCTACACAATGACggagaacacacacacctgttttgCCAGTCCTGCTCCTTTCTCCTTCAGtctctgtgactgttgtgtcaGCTCTGTCCTCTTCTCTCTCGCCACGTCTGCGATGGCCTTCACCTCTGGGCAGATACGGTGATTGGTCGGAAAACACAGCATGCAAATGAGCTCTTGGTGGGCAGAGCAGTACAGTTCAGCCGGCCTATTGGAGTGGTTGTTACATGTTGCCTGGCGGCTAGCAGCCAATCGCTTTGCAGTTAGTTTATTGAGCTGTTCCAAGGTGTGGTCTTTTGACACAGGAAGTTTCTGGTGATAGCTGGTGCATGGCTTGCAGAGTTTGATACTGCAGGCAAAACAGTATGACGTTGCAGTGACGTTGTTTTCACACATGGCACAGATATGAGGACCAGTTAGAACTTTGTGACTTTCCACCAGAGCCGCGGTGGCGAAGTCGGTAGGGAGCGAGTCAACCATGGTGGCcagctgaccttgaccttgctgTGTGGAGGAGAGAATGGGGGCTCTGCAGAGGGGGCAACCCCCCTGTCCCCCTTCCTTCTGTAGCCAGGACAGAACACAGTCACGGCACGCTAGGTGGTTGCAAGGCAGCAGTTTGGGGTTAGTGAAATCGTCATGGCAGACTGGACACTCTATGTCTCCGCTTGTCACGCCGGCCATAATAGCTGTTCTCACACTCTCAGGATTCCCAACTCTCCGGCAAACTTGAACTGAAAGCAGACAGTGGAAAGGAACAATAAGCACAGGATAGCATAACGTGGATTTCGTCACGTGTACACTGACAAACAAGACTATATACTGGATGACAAAACAACATGACACGCTTGACGTTTGGCACTGTTtttataacaaacaaacaaacaacaacacaagaagaaagaaagaatggaagGAAAGGAACAAAATCTTTCAAGAAAAATATTAACGATATGCAACACTTCGCTCACACACTGTTCAAGAAGGATGTACAAAATGCAAGAAGACAACGTGTACAATACATAGTGCATATTACAGGAATAAGACAAGAACAGAATCAACATACAAACTCTCagacacaaaacatacacacctATTCAAACCACATGCAGGCTACAGGCACATTATGAAGAATACCAACCACATTCAGATTATACAGACACAATACAAAAGGATACACACCACAGGCTGGTACAAAACAGTTAAAACACAGAGTGCACATGCAGACCACAGACTCAATACAGAAGATTAATAAgtatgcagatgtatttttttttgcttgtttattctTATATCTTTAAATGCGCTACCTTCCAGTGATGTCTTCAATAAATAAGTTAATGGAAACGCCACACTTGATGTTTGGGTATTTAATCCTACTTTAATCATTCCTTTACCCTCCAGAATGATAGCCCATACATACTGCACTGTGTTAACATTAAATCAAGAAAGACCAAAAGACAAACGAATAAAAGCTGCAGGAATAGATCCATACTTCATGTTGGTCGATATAGCCTACAGAAAAAATATAAGGAGCAAGTTAAACGAAAATACTTTATTCATATACTACCGGCCACTACCTGGCCAGTCAACCGTTTCAAATGTGAGTCTAAATTCTTTGAAATATATCACATCTTTCACGACTGGGTAAACCTGTTaatattttatttgatttaggTAAGTTAGAAACGTTGATTTCTCAGGAAACAGGAAACTTTCTTACTTTCCGAAGCATGCATTAAAACCGAAAGTAGAAAAAAACGGGACTGTCATATTCTCTTTTCGAAGGTTATGCAAAGAAACATAACATAGCGAGCTACACTTATCCATATACATGTTTTTTAATACACCACTGTACAAGTAACACTGTGACCCGTCTTGCCTTTCATTCCACTGACCTACATTCAAGTAGCTGACATTCTGTTCAGTGCAGTCATACCGAGCGTTCTACCGCTGACAACTGACGGCTCACAGTGACACACGCAATACACAGACCAGCGCTGTCGTTTCGATagttcgacacacacacacaaatcatcatcatcattcactGAACACTGTCCAGACTGTGGTGGTCAAAAGACAGAAAGGGTTACCTGTCAGGTGTCAGCAGGGATGGTTTGATTTGCTCGCTGCTCTCAACACAACACCGAGTGTCGTCAATGCGGAAGTGAATGAGTGATCcacgggaggtaactctgtgCAGTCGTGTTGCACTGTGATTATCTGTGGCTACAGTTCCACAGGCGCCAGACACAACGAGATTAGCTTCGTTCTGTCCTTCTGTCTCATGGACGGTCTGTCACTGTAtacacagcgagagtagcttcGTTCTGTCCTTCTGTCTCATGGACTGTCTGTCATTGTAtacacagcgagagtagcttcGTTCTGTCCTTCTGTCTTATGGACGGTCTGTCACTGTAtacacagcgagagtagcttcGTTCTGTCCTATATGGACGGTCTGTCACTGTAtacacagcgagagtagcttcGTTCTGTCCATTGTCTCATGGACTATCTGTCACTGTAtacacagcgagagtagcttcGTTCTGTCCTTCTGTCGTATGGACGGTCTGTCACTGTAtacacagcgagagtagcttcGTTCTGTCCTTCTGTCTTATGGACGGTCTGTCACTGTAtacacagcgagagtagcttcGTTCTGTCCATTGTCTCATGGACGGTCTGTCACTGTAtacacagcgagagtagcttcGTTCTGTCCTTCTGTCTCATGGACTGTCTGTCATTGTAtacacagcgagagtagcttcGTTCTGTCCTTCTGTCGTATGGACGGTCTGTCACTGTATACACAGAGAGAGTAGCTTCGTTCTGTCCTTCTGTCTTATGGACGGTCTGTCACTGTAtacacagcgagagtagcttcGTTCTGTCCTTCTGTCGTATGGACGGTCTGTCACTGTAtacacagcgagagtagcttcGTTCTGTCCTTCTGTCGTATGGACGGTCTGTCACTGTAtacacagcgagagtagcttcGTTCTGTCCTGTCTTATGGACGGTCTGTCACTGTAtacacagcgagagtagcttcGTTCTGTCCTTCTGTCTCATGGACGGTCTGTCACTGTAtacacagcgagagtagcttcGTTCTGTCCTTCTGTCTTATGGACGGTCTGTCACTGTATACACAGAGAGAGTAGCTTCGTTCTGTCCTTCTGTCTTATGGACGGTCTGTCACTGTAtacacagcgagagtagcttcGTTCTGTCCTTCTGTCTCATGGACGGTCTGTCACTGTAtacacagcgagagtagcttcGTTCTGTCCTTCTGTCTCATGGACGGTCTGTCACTGTAtacacagcgagagtagcttcGTTCTGTCCT
The sequence above is a segment of the Littorina saxatilis isolate snail1 unplaced genomic scaffold, US_GU_Lsax_2.0 scaffold_87, whole genome shotgun sequence genome. Coding sequences within it:
- the LOC138955046 gene encoding transcription intermediary factor 1-beta-like, which translates into the protein MAGVTSGDIECPVCHDDFTNPKLLPCNHLACRDCVLSWLQKEGGQGGCPLCRAPILSSTQQGQGQLATMVDSLPTDFATAALVESHKVLTGPHICAMCENNVTATSYCFACSIKLCKPCTSYHQKLPVSKDHTLEQLNKLTAKRLAASRQATCNNHSNRPAELYCSAHQELICMLCFPTNHRICPEVKAIADVAREKRTELTQQSQRLKEKGAGLAKQIKAAKEKFKGMHKKVNDVFDDLQQGSEKRRQQVHDLIQKEEDATVTSLAEMEKARAAMTSHSGNIDHLVTSAPDDALLQMLNQLKSRLDDLESGSGTTAKVKDVGDIVFDSQLLTRLKSDLSELGEIQKPHQQASASPSATATTTTPSSGQTARAEPRRADLAAVLKVGDRVRRGPDWVTWRGNTDGGGPGTVTAIPSRNSRRVQGCVDVRWDSGHENWYRMGAHGYYEMDLA